The window GACGCTGAAACCCACCACCGAGGCCCAGACCCTCCAGGGCAACCAGGAAACCGCCGTCACCGAAGTCGCGGGGGTGAAGCTGCTGGCGGACGGCTCCGCGTGGAAGGGCACGCCGTCGAACCTGGGCAACACCCTCACGCCCGTCTACGTCCGCATGGACAACCAGAGCGGCCGCACGCTGCGCATCCGCTACTCGGACTTCTCGCTCGTCGGCGCCGAGTCGCGCTTCCGCTACTCCGCGCTCTCGCCCTTCTCGCTGCGCCAGGGCTATGCCTCGGTGGAGCCCTCGTCGCTGGAGGACGGCACCGGCGGCTCGGGCAGCGTGTCGCTGGGCGTGGGCGTGACGCCCGCCTATGGCCCCCGCTACGGCTACTATGGCCACCGCTACTACGGCGCGCCGTGGACGGGCCCCTTCGTCGGCCCGTACCCATACTTCTACGGCCCATACTACCCCGGCCCCTATGCCGGCTACACGTGCGAGGAGCCCCTGCCCACGCGGGACATGCTCCAGAGCGCGCTGCCCGAGGGCACGTTGGAGGACGGCGGCACCGTGCAGGGCTTCCTCTACTTCCAGGGCGTCGCGCACCGGGAGCCGGGGGTCGCGCTCCAGGCCCAGGTCGTGGACGCGGCCAGCGGCGAGCAGCTCGGGACGCTCAGCATCCCGTTCCAGGTGAAGAAGGGCTGACGCCTGGAGCTAGTGCAGGGTGATGGACGTCGCGCGGGGCGCCGCGCGGCGCGGCCCGCCCAACAGCGAGCCGTCCTCCGCGGCCCCCAGCTCGCGGCGCAGGTCCGGCCCCCGCATCGGCAGGCCGAACAGGGGCGCCAGGGGCACGACGTCCAGCGCGGCGCCGACGAGCGGCCCCAGCCCCAGCAGCGCCAGCATGGCGCCTCGGCCCGAGCCGGAACGCAGCCCTCCGATGACGAGGCAGGACCCCGTCACGATTCGCAGCCAACGTCCTGTCCGCGACGCCATGAAGCCGACGACCATGCGCACCTCCCCGGGCGAAGATGCGCACGCCCCGGCGGGCGGGCACGGGTCCGGCCCCTCCGGCCCGACGCCGGACAGGCCACCAGGCGGCCCCTCACTCGCGCACCAGCTGCTCCACCGACGCGGGCACCCCTGGCGTCAACGGCTCGCGCCACGAGCGCCGGGAGAGCAGGTGCTCCAGCGCGAACTCCGCGAAGTCGCGAGGCTGCTCCGCGGACACCGGGGCCGACACGGCGCGCACGGCGGACAGCTGCGCGCACGAGGACACCAGCGCCATGTGCGTGAAGGCCTGGGGGAAGTTGCCCAGCGCCTCGCCCGAGTGGGGGATGGCCTCCTCCGCGTACAGCCCCACGTCGTTGGCCAGCGAGAGCAGCCTCGACAACAGCGCCTCCGCCTCGTCGCGCCGGCCGTCGTGGACGAGCACGTCCACCAGCCAGAACGAGCACAGGAGGAACGCGCCCTCGCCTCCCGCGAGCCCGTCCGGCGCGTGGTAGCGATACAAGAGCCCGTCCGCCCCCAGCCTCGCGCGGACCTCCTCCACCGTGCGCCGCACCAGGGGATGGGCCACGGGCAGGAACCCCACCGCGGGAATCAGCAGCGTGGAGGCGTCCGCCGAAGTCGAGCCGCGCGCCTGCGGGAACCACCCGTCCGCCGCGCACTCCAGCAGGTAGCGCCGCAGCGCCTCGCGCTCGCGCGCCCAGCGCTCCAGCGGCGCGGGCAGCCCGAGCGAGCCCGCCAGCCGCAGCGCCCGGTCCAGCGCCACCCAGCAGTAGAGCTTCGAGTGCACGAAGTGGCGGGGCTCGTCGCGAATCTCCCACAGCCCCTGGTCCGGCGACCGCCAGTCCCGACACACCTCCTCCACCAGGCCGGAGAGGAAGGCCCAGTTGCTGGGCGTCACCGGGCCGCCCGCGCGCGCGTACAGCCACGTCGCCTCCAGCAGCTCGCCGGGCACGTCGAGCTGGAGCTGCTTCACCGCCCCATTGCCGATGCGCACCGGCCGCGCCCCGCCGTGGCCCTCCAGGTGCGTCAGCTCCACCTCGGGCAGCAGGCGATGGCCCTCGATGCCGTACATGATCTGGACGTCCTCCGCGCGGCCCGCGCTGGTGCGACGCAGCCAGTGACGGAAGGCGTCCGCCTCGTCGCGGTAGCCGAGCACCAGCAGGGAGATGAGCGTGAGCGAGGCGTCGCGCAGCCACGTGAAGCGGTAGTCCCAGTTGCGCGAGCCGCCCGGCTCCTCCGGCAGCGAGGTGGTGGGCGCGGCCACCAGCGCGCCGGTGGGCGCGTACGTCAGCGCCTTGAGCGTCAGCGCCGAGCGACGGACCTCCCGCGCGTGCTCCCCCGTGTACGCGCAGCGGGCAATCCAGGCGCGCCAGAAGGCGAGCGTGTCGTCCAGCCGCTGGCGGAAGTCGACGAGGTCCGGCGCGTCCGCGGCCGAGCGCTCCACGAACGACGGCGTCCAGGCGACCTCGACCCAGGCCTCCTCCCCCGCGCGAAGCGGCCACCGCGCGTGCGCGGCGTTCTCCGCCTGGGCGAGCGCGCGCGAGGAGGACACCCAGAGCGCGTCCGCGCCCCCCACGACCTCCACCGTGCGCCAGGACGTCTGGCGGATGCGCGGCGCGAAGGCGCCGTACTCGAAGCGCGGCGCCACCTCCACGAGGGCGTGGACCTCTCCGGACAGACAGCGCACCCGGCGCAGCAGCGCATGGCGCGTCCCCACGTGCGTCCCTGACGCGCCCCCACGGAACACCGGCATGCAGTCCACCACCTCCAGCACGCCCCGGGGCGTGGTGAAGGTGGTCGCCAGCACGTTGCTGTCCTCGAGGTAGGCGCGCGAGGAGGTGAAGGGCCCCTCGGGCGCCACGCGGAAGCTCCCGCCCCGGTTCACGTCCAGGATGCGACAGAACACGGCGGGGGCATCGAAGCGGGGGAAGCAGGCCCAGTCGATGGAGCCGTCGCGTCCCACCAGCGCCGCGGAGTGGCAGTCCCCCACGAGCGCGTAGTCGCAGATGCGTCGCATTCACACCCCTCGCGAGAGAAAGACCGGGGGCGGAAGGCGTCGGACCTCGGCCATCGCCCTCTCCCCGCGGGTGGCCCTCCAGCGAGCAACGCCCACGCCGGTCGGCCACCTCTCACCGATGGGGTCGCCCGCGCCCGGGCGCAACCGTCCACGGCGCTTGACGCTCCCGCCCCTGGCCGTCCGCCCGCCCCCCGACTCCGCGCGGGACATTCCAGCGGCGCCCGCCGCGCGGCGCGCCCCGACCTCGCAACCTCCCTCTCCTCGCGCCCCCGGGAGCCACGCGCCCGCCGCATGCTGCCGCGCGCGGCGGCTCGCGACAGCTTCACCTGGGAGGAACCATGTTCAGCCGTTCGGAGATACACAGGGGAATGAAGGTGCGCGGACACGACGGACACGCCATCGGCCGCATCGTCGACATGAACCGGGATGAGCTCATCGTGGAGAAGCGCCTGCTGCGACGCCACGACTACCTCGTGTCACTGGAGGACGTGCGCGAGGTGCGCCGCGGAGAGGTCATCCTCAACCACGGACGCGACAGCCTCTTCTTCGCGCCCCGGGAGGTGACGCCCATCCGCCACTGAAGCGGCCCTCCTCATGCTGGAGGCACGGGCGGGCGGACCGGCAACGGCGCGGCACTCCACCCCGCGCGCGCCTCCGCCTCCCGCGCGGCGCGGCGCCCCACCTCCACATCCACGCGCGACAACACGGCGGCGCCCGCGCAGAAGAAGCCGAGCAGCGACAACACCGCCTGCCGGCTGGAGCCCGTCCACTCCACCACCACCGCGAAGACGAGCGGCCCCAGCACCGCGGTCACCTTCTCGAAGACGCTGAAGAGGCCGAA of the Myxococcus stipitatus genome contains:
- a CDS encoding glycoside hydrolase family 15 protein — encoded protein: MRRICDYALVGDCHSAALVGRDGSIDWACFPRFDAPAVFCRILDVNRGGSFRVAPEGPFTSSRAYLEDSNVLATTFTTPRGVLEVVDCMPVFRGGASGTHVGTRHALLRRVRCLSGEVHALVEVAPRFEYGAFAPRIRQTSWRTVEVVGGADALWVSSSRALAQAENAAHARWPLRAGEEAWVEVAWTPSFVERSAADAPDLVDFRQRLDDTLAFWRAWIARCAYTGEHAREVRRSALTLKALTYAPTGALVAAPTTSLPEEPGGSRNWDYRFTWLRDASLTLISLLVLGYRDEADAFRHWLRRTSAGRAEDVQIMYGIEGHRLLPEVELTHLEGHGGARPVRIGNGAVKQLQLDVPGELLEATWLYARAGGPVTPSNWAFLSGLVEEVCRDWRSPDQGLWEIRDEPRHFVHSKLYCWVALDRALRLAGSLGLPAPLERWAREREALRRYLLECAADGWFPQARGSTSADASTLLIPAVGFLPVAHPLVRRTVEEVRARLGADGLLYRYHAPDGLAGGEGAFLLCSFWLVDVLVHDGRRDEAEALLSRLLSLANDVGLYAEEAIPHSGEALGNFPQAFTHMALVSSCAQLSAVRAVSAPVSAEQPRDFAEFALEHLLSRRSWREPLTPGVPASVEQLVRE